One part of the Flavobacterium johnsoniae UW101 genome encodes these proteins:
- a CDS encoding RHS repeat-associated core domain-containing protein yields MTAMDYRQYDNALGRFNSIDALSEMNYSVSPFTFSYNNPIFWSDPTGLLSQAFVDSLVQNSDNDKSTKWVNDGGGTFSREDGRGMADQETGEFTGFDALKEVTVTGRKTSGGGSHLDGNIGGLAQSKAYSFGKFYEGWRSDFRTKQIDDTQDWMAGLGTADPSGIIDGINAVGYLLRGQTGNAAIAAIAILPYVGDAAKGAKYSKGVLSASELLRIENAATRIGKPITVVGSRASGTAKAYSDWDYVIEGGLNSKNWSKIKNSLPGAKSTIDNMARNIDIFTGAVRTELPHITVLPRK; encoded by the coding sequence ATGACAGCGATGGACTATCGTCAATATGATAATGCTTTAGGAAGATTTAATTCTATTGATGCTTTATCAGAAATGAATTATTCTGTATCTCCTTTCACTTTTTCTTATAATAATCCTATTTTTTGGTCTGACCCAACAGGATTACTTTCTCAAGCATTTGTAGATTCTTTAGTACAGAATAGTGATAATGATAAGTCTACCAAATGGGTAAATGATGGCGGTGGAACTTTCTCAAGAGAAGATGGAAGAGGAATGGCTGACCAAGAGACGGGAGAGTTTACTGGGTTTGATGCTTTGAAAGAAGTCACGGTTACAGGTAGAAAAACTTCTGGTGGTGGCTCTCATCTTGATGGTAATATTGGTGGACTTGCACAAAGTAAAGCTTATAGTTTCGGGAAGTTTTATGAAGGATGGAGGAGTGATTTTAGGACTAAACAAATTGATGATACTCAAGATTGGATGGCTGGATTAGGAACTGCTGACCCGTCGGGAATAATTGATGGGATTAATGCAGTTGGATATTTATTAAGAGGTCAAACAGGCAATGCGGCGATTGCGGCAATTGCTATACTACCATATGTAGGAGATGCAGCTAAAGGTGCTAAATATTCTAAAGGTGTTCTTAGTGCTTCGGAATTATTAAGAATTGAAAATGCCGCAACTAGAATTGGTAAACCTATAACCGTTGTTGGTAGTAGAGCTAGTGGAACTGCAAAGGCGTATTCGGATTGGGATTATGTAATAGAAGGAGGATTAAATAGTAAAAATTGGAGTAAAATTAAAAATTCTTTGCCAGGTGCAAAATCAACTATTGATAATATGGCTAGAAATATTGATATTTTTACAGGTGCAGTGAGAACGGAATTGCCACACATAACAGTATTACCTCGTAAATAA
- a CDS encoding JAB domain-containing protein: protein METLNQKWQIVSEIELIYKSKIKTSERPQIKSSKDAYLLLKSSWDQGKIDYFEQFKILFLNHSFKALGLYEMSSGGITGTIVDLRMIFSAALKANATNIMITHNHPSGNTSPSEADKHMTAKIRQAGELLDIKLLDHLIITSETYYSFADEGAL, encoded by the coding sequence ATGGAAACTTTAAATCAAAAATGGCAGATTGTATCGGAAATTGAATTAATCTACAAATCAAAAATCAAAACCTCTGAAAGACCTCAGATCAAATCATCCAAAGACGCTTACTTACTTTTGAAATCCTCATGGGATCAGGGTAAGATAGATTATTTTGAACAATTCAAGATCTTGTTTCTGAATCATTCATTCAAAGCCTTAGGACTTTACGAAATGTCCTCGGGAGGAATAACAGGAACTATAGTAGATCTTCGCATGATATTTTCGGCAGCCCTTAAAGCAAATGCTACAAACATTATGATTACACATAATCATCCCTCAGGAAATACAAGCCCTTCAGAAGCAGATAAACATATGACTGCAAAGATCAGACAGGCAGGTGAACTGCTTGATATAAAACTATTGGATCATCTAATCATAACCTCGGAGACTTACTACTCCTTTGCGGATGAAGGAGCCTTATAG
- a CDS encoding DUF5958 family protein, whose product MELLKEIQVNKFGQNLVEINDLSNVFSLLTLNEKKEFLNDILFLIMQSKPKEEDIENAIKESNLKKTYTPCILIQKGVANHNLKKLLELPENEINKSFILLLHLFKISYSRRFEIEKNDENKWWYWDLSDDEKVKAIIENRGIL is encoded by the coding sequence ATGGAATTATTAAAAGAGATTCAAGTAAATAAATTTGGACAAAATTTAGTTGAAATAAATGATTTGTCGAATGTATTTAGTTTACTAACTTTAAATGAGAAAAAAGAATTTTTGAACGATATTCTTTTTCTAATAATGCAATCAAAACCTAAAGAAGAAGATATTGAAAATGCAATTAAAGAAAGTAATTTAAAAAAAACTTATACACCATGTATTTTAATTCAAAAAGGTGTTGCAAATCATAATTTAAAGAAACTTTTAGAGTTGCCAGAAAACGAGATTAATAAATCGTTTATTCTGCTTTTGCATTTGTTTAAAATATCTTATAGCAGAAGATTTGAAATTGAAAAGAACGATGAGAATAAATGGTGGTACTGGGATTTATCTGATGATGAAAAAGTGAAAGCTATAATAGAAAATCGTGGAATTTTATAG